From the genome of Gemmatimonas phototrophica, one region includes:
- a CDS encoding DinB family protein: MSTVPFSPARMYEYLGRARRDLWAALEAVPDEVISRSQLDGERFHCIKDLLFHVAAVEDGWLHEDILRVPPVIDSVPLLAATTGGPEYGHVALSVLLDYWRAVEARMQAYLSTTTADELARVVTVHDAPNEQYTAERLLWHVMLHEVRHTAQICLLLRQQNITPPSLDLLFYLPELPN; this comes from the coding sequence ATGTCCACGGTGCCGTTCTCGCCTGCCCGCATGTACGAGTATCTCGGCCGGGCGCGTCGTGATCTTTGGGCGGCACTGGAGGCCGTGCCCGACGAGGTGATTTCCCGATCCCAATTGGACGGTGAGCGATTTCACTGCATCAAGGATCTGCTGTTCCATGTGGCAGCCGTTGAAGACGGGTGGCTGCACGAGGATATCCTGCGGGTCCCGCCGGTCATTGACAGTGTGCCGCTGCTGGCGGCCACCACCGGTGGCCCCGAGTACGGCCATGTCGCACTCTCCGTGTTGCTGGACTATTGGCGTGCCGTTGAAGCGCGTATGCAGGCGTATCTCTCCACTACCACGGCGGACGAACTCGCCCGGGTGGTGACGGTACATGATGCGCCGAATGAGCAGTACACCGCCGAGCGGTTGCTCTGGCACGTGATGCTGCATGAGGTGCGGCATACCGCGCAGATCTGCCTGCTACTGCGGCAGCAGAATATCACGCCCCCGTCGCTGGACCTGTTGTTCTACCTGCCCGAGCTCCCCAACTGA
- a CDS encoding ABC transporter ATP-binding protein: MLTVAQVHRRFARVHAVNNISFHVSAGEIFSLLGPNGAGKSTLLRMLVGITRPDSGHIAWQLDGATHTRLPSHAIGYLPEDRGLYQDQPLIAVLEYFGTLRGLTPAEARASATTWLERLELGARLRDKVGSLSKGNQQKVQFAAAVLHRPRFVILDEPFSGLDPLNQEVFLGFVRALRDDGTTVLFSAHQMALVERLADRLFVMQHGREVLHGTIPTVRERWGSGRRLLLQVTQSPDEALTILRTHAAASDVERRDDGTIVITLDAAHPVGDLLARCAQLLSIIDVRTEQPSLHDVYINTVGAVTAPTAASEDA; this comes from the coding sequence ATGCTGACTGTTGCGCAGGTGCACCGTCGTTTTGCTCGGGTTCACGCCGTCAATAACATTTCGTTCCACGTTTCGGCAGGGGAGATCTTCTCGCTCCTTGGGCCCAACGGCGCCGGCAAGTCCACGTTGCTCCGCATGCTGGTGGGCATCACCCGCCCGGACAGCGGACACATTGCGTGGCAGCTGGACGGCGCCACGCACACGCGGCTGCCGTCGCACGCCATTGGCTATCTCCCCGAAGATCGCGGTCTGTATCAGGACCAGCCGCTCATTGCCGTCCTCGAGTATTTCGGCACGTTGCGTGGCCTCACGCCCGCTGAGGCCCGGGCCTCCGCCACGACGTGGCTGGAGCGTCTGGAGTTGGGCGCACGACTGCGCGACAAGGTGGGTTCGCTCTCCAAGGGGAACCAGCAGAAAGTGCAATTCGCCGCTGCGGTGCTGCACCGCCCGCGCTTTGTCATTCTCGATGAGCCGTTCAGCGGACTGGACCCGCTCAACCAGGAAGTCTTCCTCGGGTTCGTGCGTGCCTTGCGCGACGACGGTACCACGGTGCTGTTCAGCGCTCATCAGATGGCGTTGGTGGAACGTCTGGCCGATCGCCTGTTTGTCATGCAGCATGGCCGCGAAGTGCTGCATGGTACTATCCCGACAGTGCGGGAGCGCTGGGGAAGCGGGCGACGGCTGCTGTTGCAGGTCACGCAAAGCCCCGACGAAGCGCTGACCATCCTGCGTACGCACGCTGCTGCCAGTGACGTCGAGCGACGGGACGACGGCACCATTGTCATTACGCTCGACGCAGCACACCCGGTGGGGGACCTGCTGGCGCGCTGCGCGCAGCTGCTCAGCATCATCGACGTGCGCACCGAACAGCCATCACTCCACGACGTGTACATCAATACCGTCGGTGCCGTAACGGCACCCACCGCCGCATCGGAGGACGCATGA
- a CDS encoding acyl-CoA thioesterase gives MPLPIRPLADFPRHATDKLRYADTDRQGHVNNATFSTFLETGRVEVLYDPQAPLAHPDGEFVIASLMLEFRGEIQWPGTVTIGTGVARVGASSVTLTQAVYQDDRCVALAETVIVHISTATRRGMPLDEPARVRLAGWQVRDVSGSSAAP, from the coding sequence ATGCCACTCCCCATCCGTCCCCTCGCGGACTTTCCCCGCCACGCCACCGATAAGCTCCGGTACGCCGACACCGATCGTCAGGGACATGTCAACAACGCCACCTTCAGCACGTTTCTGGAGACGGGCCGGGTGGAGGTGCTTTACGATCCGCAGGCCCCGCTGGCGCACCCCGATGGCGAGTTCGTGATCGCCAGCCTCATGCTGGAGTTCCGCGGTGAAATTCAGTGGCCGGGCACCGTAACGATTGGCACCGGCGTCGCGCGTGTCGGCGCCAGCTCCGTCACCCTCACGCAGGCAGTGTATCAGGACGACCGGTGCGTGGCGTTGGCCGAGACGGTGATTGTGCACATCAGCACGGCCACACGCCGCGGCATGCCGCTCGATGAGCCTGCCCGGGTACGGCTTGCGGGTTGGCAGGTGCGTGATGTGAGTGGCTCGAGTGCGGCGCCCTGA
- a CDS encoding creatininase family protein — MFPVRSASFALASLLACLPAPVLAQQFSPPGSTKVFIDELTWMEIRDRQQAGTRTVIIGTAGQEQKGPHMVDGEHRYVLEHTTARIARTLGDALVAPIITYVPEGSWDPPRGHMTKPGTITLPEERFVELLLHAGRSLKAGGFTTVIYIGDSGGNQSGMQKAATQLNTEWQGSARALFIGDYYTKAGDDMRAYLQGKGYTPADIGSHAGMLDTSELLYVNPKLVRKERLAPNGGGRDSGVSGDPTKASAEIGAELLKIKIDNALNQIKTLRAGGSR, encoded by the coding sequence ATGTTCCCTGTTCGTTCGGCATCATTCGCGCTGGCGAGTCTGCTGGCCTGTCTCCCTGCGCCCGTGCTGGCACAGCAGTTCTCGCCGCCGGGTAGTACAAAGGTGTTTATCGACGAGCTCACCTGGATGGAAATCCGGGATCGACAGCAGGCGGGGACCCGCACGGTCATCATTGGCACGGCCGGACAAGAGCAGAAGGGGCCACACATGGTGGACGGAGAGCACCGCTACGTGCTGGAGCACACCACGGCGCGCATTGCCCGCACGTTGGGCGATGCGCTGGTCGCGCCCATTATCACGTATGTGCCCGAGGGCAGCTGGGATCCGCCACGCGGGCATATGACGAAGCCGGGCACCATCACGCTCCCCGAGGAGCGTTTCGTTGAGCTCTTGCTGCACGCCGGTCGGTCGCTCAAGGCCGGTGGCTTCACCACCGTCATCTACATTGGCGACTCTGGCGGCAATCAGTCTGGGATGCAGAAAGCGGCCACGCAACTCAACACCGAGTGGCAGGGGAGCGCTCGCGCCCTCTTCATTGGAGACTATTACACCAAGGCGGGTGACGACATGCGCGCCTATCTGCAGGGCAAGGGGTACACGCCCGCTGATATTGGCAGCCATGCCGGCATGCTCGACACCTCCGAGCTGCTGTACGTGAATCCCAAGCTGGTCCGCAAGGAACGTCTCGCGCCGAACGGTGGTGGTCGGGACAGCGGGGTCAGTGGGGATCCGACCAAGGCGTCTGCCGAGATTGGTGCCGAGCTGCTCAAGATCAAGATCGACAACGCGCTCAACCAGATCAAAACCCTGCGTGCCGGAGGAAGCCGCTGA
- the katG gene encoding catalase/peroxidase HPI: protein MEGQAGGNGGKCPVMHGGTERTGSTTTRMAAGRSNRDWWPNALNVGILRQHSSLSNPLPGFKYSEALKSLDVEALKADLVALQTNSQDWWPADYGHYGPFFVRMAWHSAGTYRTADGRGGAGSGTQRFAPLNSWPDNGNLDKARRLLWPIKQKYGNTVSWADLFILAADIGMETMGFKPFGFSFGREDVYEPEQDIYWGSEGEWLATSEKENSRYSGDRELENPLAAVQMGLIYVNPEGPDGKPDPMASARDIRETFARMAMNDEETVALVAGGHTFGKMHGAGDTALVGPEPEGAPIEAMGFGWANSFGTGKGAHTTTSGLEGAWTPNPIKWDNGYFDTLFGFEWELTKSPAGAHIWEPTDKDASLVVPDAHDASKKVRPAMSTADIALRTDPKYLEISKRYHANPQEFHDAFARAWFKLTHRDMGPKTRYAGPWIPQEELLWQDPIPACEHALIDADDMAALKGKILASGLPISQLVYTAWASASTFRGSDRRGGANGARISLAPAKSWEVNQPAKLTRVLDIYQTIKAEFNAIQTGGKQVSLADLIVLGGVAAIEVAAKKAGHDITVPFTPGRMDATQDQTDVHSYAVLEPQSDGFRNYQKASYTKSAEELLVDKAQLMGLTAPEMTVLVGGMRALGANYGASRHGVFTDRPETLTNDFFVNLLDMGTKWAPLSAAGDVFEGRDRVTGDVKWTATRVDLIFGSHSELRALAEVYAQDDAKEKFVHDFVSAWTKVMNADRFDLA from the coding sequence ATGGAAGGACAGGCTGGTGGGAACGGGGGCAAGTGCCCCGTGATGCATGGCGGTACCGAGCGGACGGGCTCCACCACCACGCGCATGGCGGCCGGCCGCAGCAATCGCGACTGGTGGCCCAATGCCCTCAACGTCGGCATCCTCCGCCAGCACTCGTCGCTCTCCAATCCGCTGCCGGGGTTCAAGTACAGCGAGGCGCTCAAGTCGCTCGACGTGGAGGCACTCAAGGCCGATCTGGTCGCGCTGCAGACGAACTCGCAGGACTGGTGGCCGGCCGACTACGGTCATTACGGGCCGTTTTTCGTGCGCATGGCGTGGCACAGCGCCGGCACGTATCGCACGGCCGATGGTCGTGGCGGTGCCGGCAGTGGGACGCAGCGGTTTGCACCGCTCAACAGCTGGCCCGATAACGGCAATCTCGACAAGGCGCGTCGCCTGTTGTGGCCCATCAAGCAGAAGTACGGCAACACGGTATCGTGGGCGGACCTGTTCATTCTCGCCGCCGACATCGGTATGGAAACGATGGGCTTCAAGCCCTTCGGCTTCTCCTTCGGCCGTGAAGACGTGTACGAGCCCGAGCAGGACATCTACTGGGGCAGCGAAGGGGAGTGGCTCGCGACAAGCGAGAAGGAAAACAGCCGTTACTCGGGCGATCGCGAACTGGAGAACCCGCTCGCAGCCGTACAGATGGGGCTCATCTACGTGAACCCCGAAGGCCCGGACGGCAAGCCGGACCCCATGGCGTCGGCGCGCGACATCCGCGAAACGTTTGCGCGCATGGCGATGAACGACGAAGAGACCGTTGCGCTCGTGGCCGGTGGCCACACCTTCGGCAAGATGCACGGCGCCGGCGACACGGCCCTCGTGGGTCCGGAGCCGGAAGGCGCGCCCATTGAAGCGATGGGCTTCGGCTGGGCCAACTCGTTTGGTACTGGGAAGGGCGCGCACACCACGACCTCGGGACTCGAAGGCGCGTGGACGCCCAACCCCATCAAGTGGGATAACGGCTACTTCGACACGCTGTTCGGCTTTGAGTGGGAGCTCACCAAGAGCCCGGCCGGCGCCCACATCTGGGAGCCCACGGACAAGGACGCCTCGCTGGTCGTACCCGATGCGCACGATGCCAGCAAGAAGGTGCGTCCGGCCATGAGCACCGCCGACATCGCGCTGCGGACGGACCCGAAGTATCTCGAAATCTCCAAGCGCTACCACGCCAACCCGCAGGAATTCCACGACGCTTTTGCGCGCGCGTGGTTCAAGCTCACGCACCGCGACATGGGCCCCAAGACGCGGTATGCCGGCCCCTGGATTCCGCAGGAAGAGCTGCTGTGGCAGGATCCGATTCCCGCCTGCGAGCATGCGCTCATCGATGCCGACGACATGGCCGCCCTCAAGGGCAAGATCCTCGCCTCGGGGCTCCCCATTTCGCAGCTCGTCTACACCGCGTGGGCGTCGGCCTCCACCTTCCGTGGCTCCGATCGCCGCGGTGGTGCGAACGGCGCGCGCATCAGTCTGGCGCCGGCCAAGAGCTGGGAAGTCAACCAGCCGGCCAAGCTCACGCGCGTGCTCGACATCTACCAGACCATCAAGGCCGAGTTCAACGCCATCCAGACGGGTGGCAAGCAGGTGTCGCTGGCCGATCTGATTGTGCTGGGCGGTGTGGCCGCCATTGAAGTGGCGGCGAAAAAGGCCGGCCACGACATCACGGTGCCGTTCACGCCGGGCCGCATGGACGCGACGCAGGACCAGACGGACGTGCATTCGTACGCCGTGCTGGAGCCACAGTCCGATGGTTTCCGCAATTACCAGAAGGCGTCGTATACCAAGTCAGCAGAAGAGCTGCTGGTGGACAAGGCGCAGCTGATGGGACTGACGGCGCCGGAAATGACGGTGCTGGTGGGTGGGATGCGCGCGCTGGGCGCCAACTACGGCGCGTCCAGGCACGGCGTGTTCACCGACCGTCCGGAAACGCTGACCAACGACTTCTTCGTGAACCTGCTCGACATGGGCACGAAGTGGGCACCCCTCTCGGCGGCGGGTGATGTGTTTGAAGGACGTGACCGCGTCACGGGTGACGTGAAGTGGACGGCCACGCGTGTAGATCTCATTTTCGGATCGCACTCGGAGCTGCGCGCGCTCGCCGAGGTGTACGCCCAGGACGACGCGAAGGAGAAGTTCGTGCACGACTTCGTGTCGGCGTGGACGAAGGTGATGAACGCCGATCGCTTCGATCTGGCGTAA
- a CDS encoding VOC family protein: MPHLELVTLVVRDYDAAIRFFVDVLHFDLVEDHASLTNDGRAKRWVVVRPRGAVTGLLLARADGEAQEAVVGKQTAGRVGFFLRVDDFAAQYARLCDAGVVFHGVPRVEAYGTVAVFEDLEGNRWDLLGMTDLES, encoded by the coding sequence ATGCCACATCTTGAACTGGTGACATTGGTGGTTCGCGACTATGACGCGGCCATTCGGTTTTTTGTGGACGTGCTGCACTTCGATCTGGTGGAAGATCATGCATCGCTCACCAATGATGGCCGGGCGAAGCGATGGGTGGTGGTGCGCCCGAGAGGAGCCGTGACTGGACTGCTGCTGGCCCGTGCCGACGGGGAAGCACAGGAAGCGGTAGTGGGAAAGCAAACCGCAGGACGCGTGGGATTCTTCTTGCGCGTGGACGATTTCGCGGCGCAGTACGCACGTCTGTGCGACGCCGGCGTGGTGTTTCACGGCGTGCCCAGGGTGGAAGCATACGGCACCGTGGCGGTCTTCGAAGACCTGGAAGGGAACCGCTGGGACCTGCTGGGCATGACAGATCTCGAGAGTTGA
- a CDS encoding alpha/beta hydrolase family protein produces MIGHSIGAYTALAVAGGVPNAMTPDQPSYAVTPVLVTPDTRVSRLVLLAPACGWFTVPGALAPVQVPILMYSGAQDHVTPLFHADLVLSGVAHPERVKHIVVDDAGHHAFQTPFPPSMTRPDFPPSQDPPGFDRRTFHAQMNAEIVAFLRGGI; encoded by the coding sequence GTGATTGGGCATTCCATTGGCGCCTATACGGCACTGGCCGTGGCGGGCGGGGTGCCCAACGCCATGACACCCGACCAGCCGTCATATGCGGTGACGCCGGTGCTGGTCACCCCAGACACGCGCGTGAGCAGGCTGGTGCTGCTGGCTCCCGCCTGCGGATGGTTCACGGTGCCGGGGGCGCTGGCACCGGTGCAGGTCCCCATCCTGATGTACAGCGGCGCACAGGATCATGTCACGCCATTGTTTCACGCCGATCTGGTGCTGAGCGGAGTCGCGCACCCCGAACGGGTAAAACACATCGTGGTGGACGATGCGGGACATCATGCGTTTCAAACACCATTTCCGCCCAGCATGACGCGTCCGGATTTTCCTCCCTCGCAGGACCCCCCGGGCTTCGATCGCCGCACCTTTCACGCACAGATGAACGCGGAGATAGTCGCCTTCCTGCGTGGCGGTATCTGA
- a CDS encoding creatininase family protein — MLSRHNAPLRQVALAVALATTSVALPLRAQDRPDPLAMPYMEAMTWTEIRDAIGAGRKVAIIPTGGTEQNGPHMVMGKHNYIVTFAAGVLANRLGNALVAPTLQYVPEGDYTRPGFGDKPGVISLLQPAYEQVLDAAVRSLKVHGFTDIILIGDSGGNQRGMVNVAKVLNTEWGGSGVRVHAITDYYEQGRTLIRDYLNKTYGWSEQVVGSHAGTSDTSQLLYVFAQGIRTDKLALNGGSPDAGVQGDPTKASAEIGKIAIDFKVNAALAQFRASSGGAKP; from the coding sequence ATGCTGTCACGTCACAACGCACCGCTCCGGCAGGTCGCTCTGGCCGTCGCTCTCGCCACCACTTCGGTGGCGCTGCCGCTGCGCGCCCAGGACCGTCCCGATCCGCTGGCCATGCCGTACATGGAAGCCATGACGTGGACGGAGATTCGTGATGCCATTGGAGCCGGCCGGAAGGTGGCCATCATCCCCACCGGCGGCACCGAGCAGAATGGCCCGCACATGGTGATGGGCAAGCACAACTACATCGTCACCTTTGCCGCCGGCGTACTGGCCAACCGCCTGGGCAACGCCCTGGTGGCGCCTACGCTGCAGTATGTCCCCGAAGGCGACTACACGCGTCCCGGCTTTGGTGACAAGCCCGGCGTGATCTCCCTGCTGCAGCCGGCCTACGAACAGGTGCTCGATGCCGCGGTGCGTTCACTCAAGGTGCACGGCTTTACCGACATCATTCTCATTGGGGACAGCGGCGGGAATCAGCGCGGCATGGTCAACGTGGCGAAGGTGCTCAATACCGAGTGGGGCGGCAGCGGGGTGCGGGTGCACGCCATCACCGACTACTACGAGCAGGGGCGCACTCTCATTCGCGACTACCTCAACAAGACCTACGGGTGGAGCGAGCAGGTGGTTGGGTCGCACGCCGGCACCAGCGACACGTCACAGCTGCTGTATGTGTTCGCTCAGGGCATTCGCACGGACAAGCTGGCGCTCAACGGCGGCAGCCCCGACGCCGGTGTGCAGGGGGATCCCACCAAGGCGAGCGCGGAGATTGGCAAGATCGCCATCGACTTCAAAGTCAATGCGGCGCTTGCACAGTTTCGCGCGTCATCCGGTGGCGCGAAGCCGTAG